The Solanum lycopersicum chromosome 6, SLM_r2.1 genome has a window encoding:
- the LOC101244084 gene encoding elongation factor 1-alpha yields the protein MGKEKIHISIVVIGHVDSGKSTTTGHLIYKLGGIDKRVIERFEKEAAEMNKRSFKYAWVLDKLKAERERGITIDIALWKFETTKYYCTVIDAPGHRDFIKNMITGTSQADCAVLIIDSTTGGFEAGISKDGQTREHALLAFTLGVKQMICCCNKMDATTPKYSKARYDEIVKEVSSYLKKVGYNPDKIPFVPISGFEGDNMIERSTNLDWYKGPTLLEALDQINEPKRPSDKPLRLPLQDVYKIGGIGTVPVGRVETGVIKPGMVVTFGPTGLTTEVKSVEMHHEALQEALPGDNVGFNVKNVAVKDLKRGYVASNSKDDPAKGAASFTAQVIIMNHPGQIGNGYAPVLDCHTSHIAVKFAEILTKIDRRSGKELEKEPKFLKNGDAGMVKMIPTKPMVVETFAEYPPLGRFAVRDMRQTVAVGVVKNVDKKDPTGAKVTKAAQKKGK from the exons ATGGGTAAGGAAAAGATTCACATCAGTATTGTGGTCATTGGTCATGTCGACTCTGGAAAGTCTACTACCACTGGTCACTTGATCTACAAGCTTGGTGGTATTGACAAGCGTGTTATTGAGAGGTTCGAGAAGGAAGCTGCTGAGATGAACAAGAGGTCATTCAAGTATGCCTGGGTGCTTGACAAACTTAAGGCTGAACGTGAGCGTGGTATCACTATTGATATTGCTTTGTGGAAGTTTGAGACCACTAAGTACTACTGCACTGTGATTGATGCCCCCGGACACAGGGACTTTATCAAGAACATGATCACTGGTACCTCCCAGGCTGACTGTGCTGTCCTCATTATTGACTCCACCACTGGTGGTTTCGAAGCTGGTATCTCAAAGGATGGTCAGACCCGTGAACATGCATTGCTTGCTTTCACCCTTGGTGTCAAGCAAATGATCTGCTGCTGTAACAAG ATGGATGCTACCACCCCAAAGTACTCAAAGGCTAGGTATGATGAAATCGTGAAGGAAGTTTCTTCCTACCTCAAGAAGGTTGGTTACAACCCTGACAAAATCCCATTTGTTCCCATCTCTGGTTTTGAAGGAGATAATATGATTGAGAGGTCTACCAACCTCGACTGGTACAAGGGACCAACCCTCCTTGAGGCTCTCGACCAGATTAATGAGCCCAAGAGGCCATCAGACAAACCACTCCGTCTCCCACTTCAGGATGTTTACAAGATTGGTGGTATTGGAACTGTCCCAGTTGGTCGTGTAGAGACTGGCGTAATCAAGCCTGGTATGGTTGTGACCTTTGGCCCTACTGGTTTGACAACTGAAGTCAAGTCTGTTGAGATGCACCACGAAGCTCTCCAGGAGGCGCTCCCTGGAGACAATGTTGGGTTCAATGTTAAGAATGTTGCTGTTAAGGATCTTAAGCGTGGTTATGTTGCCTCAAACTCCAAGGATGACCCAGCTAAGGGGGCAGCCAGTTTCACTGCCCAGGTCATCATCATGAACCATCCTGGCCAGATTGGAAATGGATATGCACCAGTGCTTGACTGCCACACTTCCCACATTGCTGTCAAGTTTGCTGAGATCTTGACCAAGATTGACAGGCGTTCAGGTAAGGAACTTGAGAAGGAGCCTAAGTTCTTGAAGAATGGTGATGCTGGTATGGTTAAGATGATTCCCACCAAGCCCATGGTTGTTGAGACCTTTGCCGAATACCCACCATTGGGTCGTTTTGCTGTGAGGGACATGAGGCAAACTGTTGCTGTGGGTGTTGTCAAGAATGTTGACAAGAAGGACCCAACTGGTGCCAAGGTCACCAAGGCTGCCCAGAAGAAGGGAAAGTAG